A part of Cottoperca gobio chromosome 4, fCotGob3.1, whole genome shotgun sequence genomic DNA contains:
- the LOC115007457 gene encoding tripartite motif-containing protein 16-like, which yields MAQKGVQLDRETFSCSICLDLLKDPVTTPCGHSYCKNCIQSFWDGEDEKRSHSCPQCRQTFTPRPVLLKNTMLAALVEELKKTGLQAAPADHCYAGPEDVGCDVCTGRKLKAFKSCVQCVASYCEKHLQPHHDAAPLKKHKLVEPSQKLQENMCSRHDEVMKMFCRTDQQCICYLCSVEEHKGHDTVTAAAERTERQRELEGSRLNIQPRIQDGEKDVKLLQQEVKVINRSADRAVEDSEKMFTQLIRLMQKRSSDVKQQLRSQQESEVSRVKELQEKLEQEITELKRKDADLKQLAHTEDHNQFLHNYPSLSPLSESTLSSSINIPLRYFEEVTAAVSQVTDELQDVLREKWTNISQTGTEVDVSLSAEPKTRAGFLKYSRDITLDPNTAFRQLLLSEGGRKVTAMSHQSYSRHRDRFTGWYQVLSRESLTGRSYWEVERSGGGVCVAVAYKNISRAGRGLECGFGHNDKSWALDCYNNRYTFYHNNVHTPVSGPVSSRLGVYLDHRAGVLSFYSVSDTMTLLHRVHHTFSQPLYAGVSLHYPPGDTAEFCKLK from the coding sequence atggcgcagaaaggagttcagctgGACCGGGAAACCTTCTcttgttccatctgtctggatctactgaaggatccggtgacgactccctgtggacacagctactgcaagaactgtattcaaagcttctgggatggagaggacgagaagagaagccacagctgccctcagtgcaggcagaccttcacaccgaggcctgtcctgctgaagaacaccatgttagcagctttagtggaggagctgaagaagactggactccaagctgctcctgctgatcactgctatgctggacctgaagatgtgggatgtgatgtctgcactgggagaaaactgaaagccttcaagtcctgtgtgcagtgtgtggcctcttactgtgagaaacacctccagcCTCATCATGATGCggctccattaaagaaacacaagctggtggagccctcccagaagctccaggagaacatgtgctctcgtcacgatgaggtgatgaagatgttctgccgtactgatcagcagtgtatctgttatctctgctctgtggaggaacataaaggccacgacacagtcacagctgcagcagaaaggactgagaggcagagagagctcgaggggagtcgactaaacatccagccgagaatccaggacggagagaaagatgtgaagctgcttcagcaggaggtgaaggtcatcaatcgctctgctgacagagcagtggaggacagtgagaagatgttcactcagctgatccgtctcatgcagaaaagaagctctgatgtgaagcagcagctcagatcgcagcaggaaagtgaagtgagtcgagtcaaagagcttcaggagaagctggagcaggagatcactgagctgaagaggaaagacgctgatctgaagcagctcgcacacacagaggaccacaaccagtttctacacaactacccctcactgtccccactcagtgagtctacactctcctccagcatcaacatccctctcagatactttgaggaagtgacagcggctgtgtcacaagtcacagatgaactccaggacgttctgagagagaagtggacaaacatctcacagactgggactgaagtggatgtttcactgtcagcagagcccaagaccagagctggattcttaaagtattcacgtgacatcacactggatccaaacacagcatTCAGACAGCTGTTATTATCTGAGGGGGGCAGAAAAGTGACAGCAATGAGTCATCAGTCTTATTCTCGTCACAGAGACAGATTCACTGGATGGTATCAGGtgctgagtagagagagtctgactggacgtagttactgggaggtggagcgGAGCGGGGGGGGAGTTTGTGTAGCAGTCGCATAtaagaacatcagcagagcagggagGGGGCTTGAATGTGGATTTGGACACAATGATAAATCCTGGGCGTTAGATTGTTACAATAACAGATATACATTTTATCACAACAATGTCCACACTCCCGTCTCAGGTCCTGTGTCCTCCAGACTCGGagtgtacctggatcacagagcaggtgttctgtccttctacagcgtctctgacaccatgactctcctgcacagagtccaccacacattctctcagccgCTCTACGCTGGAGTTAGTTTACATTATCCTCCTGGAGACACTGCTGAgttctgtaaactcaagtag